A stretch of Chiloscyllium plagiosum isolate BGI_BamShark_2017 chromosome 6, ASM401019v2, whole genome shotgun sequence DNA encodes these proteins:
- the LOC122550574 gene encoding high affinity choline transporter 1-like isoform X2: MRTNQYVTMMDPLQIKFGKVMSSLLLIPAILGDIFWSAAILAALGATMTVILDIETYLTILISACVVIIYTLLGGLYSVAYTDVMQMIFIIISLWLCVPFTIKNPAVVDIKYTMVNEHYQSPWIGKIEVKQIGRWIDDLLYMSLGGIPWQVYFQRVLAASSVSQAQKTSYVAGVLCFILSLPSIIIGAVAVSTDWNQTSYGLPTPNERQEASMILPIVLQYLCPFYISILGIGAIAAAVMSSADSSLLSASSMFARNIYKTIIRKKAAEKEVIWVMRTAVVLFGAAATTLALLTNSIYGLWFLSSELVYAILFPQFVCVLFIPNTNTYGSAAGYFVGLTLRLLAGEPFLQIPPLIQYPGISFENGTYQQLFPFKTLTMLLSLTSTIMFSHLASFVFRRKLLPIKYDIFKIIDKIQELPTTSEEQITLRLQQS; this comes from the exons ATGAGGACCAATCAATACGTCACCATGATGGACCCACTGCAGATTAAATTTGGTAAAGTTATGAGTAGCCTCCTTTTGATCCCAGCTATATTAGGAGATATTTTCTGGTCAGCTGCTATTCTTGCAGCATTAG GTGCTACAATGACTGTAATTTTGGATATTGAAACCTATTTGACAATCCTCATATCAGCTTGTGTAGTTATAATATACACATTATTGGGTGGTCTCTACTCTGTGGCATATACAGATGTAATGCAAATGATTTTTATCATCATCAGTCTA TGGCTTTGTGTGCCGTTCACCATTAAAAATCCAGCAGTTGTAGACATCAAATATACAATGGTAAATGAACATTACCAGAGCCCGTGGATTGGTAAAATAGAAGTGAAGCAGATTGGCCGATGGATCGATGATTTACTTTATATG AGTCTAGGAGGCATTCCTTGGCAAGTGTATTTTCAGAGAGTTCTTGCTGCTTCATCAGTTTCTCAAGCACAAAAAACTTCTTATGTTGCTGGTGTTCTCTGCTTCATTTTATCTTTACCTTCCATCATTATTGGTGCCGTTGCAGTTTCTACAG ATTGGAATCAGACAAGCTATGGTTTGCCAACTCCAAATGAAAGACAGGAAGCTAGCATGATATTACCAATTGTCCTTCAATATCTGTGCCCTTTTTACATTTCCATATTGGGAATTGGTGCCATTGCAGCAGCAGTTATGTCATCAGCAGATTCATCACTTTTATCAGCAAGTTCAATGTTTGCACGTAATATTTACAAGACTATTATTAGGAAAAAG GCTGCTGAGAAGGAGGTGATATGGGTTATGCGAACCGCAGTGGTTCTATTTGGAGctgcagctacaacattggctCTTCTAACAAACTCGATTTATGGTCTATGGTTCCTGAGTTCAGAATTAGTGTATGCCATATTGTTTCCACAATTTGTCTGCGTCCtcttcattccaaacacaaataCATATGGATCAGCTGCAGGATATTTTGTTGGGTTAACCTTGAGACTATTAGCTGGCGAGCCATTCCTTCAAATTCCACCTCTAATTCAATATCCAGGCATTTCCTTTGAGAATGGCACCTATCAGCAACTCTTTCCATTTAAAACTCTCACAATGTTGCTGTCCTTAACTTCAACTATCATGTTCTCACATCTGGCCTCATTTGTATTTAGGAGAAAGCTTCTACCTATAAaatatgatatttttaaaattattgataaaATTCAGGAATTGCCTACAACATCAGAAGAGCAGATTACTTTGAGATTGCAACAATCATGA